A genomic window from Salvia hispanica cultivar TCC Black 2014 chromosome 5, UniMelb_Shisp_WGS_1.0, whole genome shotgun sequence includes:
- the LOC125189787 gene encoding uncharacterized protein LOC125189787, with protein sequence MDSSSYSESTSTNGGGSNKDDKLQIANRCHGRYFGLYQRAFRNKDHLIALDNLLAGIGPQIFKDDCAGSSSIDKNDSIMNIYGIVVPEEITAHAPDVVSTKGGASDKKSKIKSSIEKAIEKANKPHRRCGKCHKITDHNARSCGRKET encoded by the exons ATggattcttcatcttattcCGAGTCTACGTCGACGAATGGTGGAG GTTCTAACAAAGATGACAAACTACAGATTGCTAACAGGTGTCATGGTCGTTACTTTGGTCTATATCAGCGTGCTTTTAGGAATAAAGATCATTTGATTGCTTTGGATAATTTGCTTGCGGGTATTGGTCCTCAAATCTTTAAAGATGACTGTGCTGGATCGTCGTctattgataaaaatgattcaatcaTGAACATATATGGTATTGTTGTACCTGAAGAAATAACTGCACATGCTCCAGATGTGGTTAGTACAAAAGGAGGTGCAAGTGACAAGAAAAGCAAGATTAAGTCAAGCATAGAGAAAGCAAttgaaaaagcaaataaacctCATAGGCGTTGTGGAAAGTGTCATAAAATTACTGATCATAATGCTAGAAGTTGTGGCAGAAAGGAGACATGa